In one Natronosalvus amylolyticus genomic region, the following are encoded:
- a CDS encoding thermonuclease family protein, whose protein sequence is MGTNPSENEGVYGRRTFLTVTGTAAGAALTGVGAVTSEDDESGTTTSTAETGLETLSFYSSASQIAADGESELVDEETVVVWAEPTAENFETTDDGPTTVVYEDEAIPLVSQDGSVVGIGSVDFLSDDQGGFDADNEKFALNLFEELMDEGVVLWDEGHDQFGGLALENYHSFRQYAADSGYDLEATTNLLGTASLLFPSTASQVAPDGGPLTDSSHVAVWAEPSAQNVDDDGDEASHIYENVEIPLVSRDGDVVGFGTPELIEDGDMTEANERFVLNVLEDTVGNSGTVVWDDAHESFYDSSTFGEFADAIEAEGYEFEASEDLLAGGENVDTLEFFSTASLLDADEQPLTDDSLVAVWAEPTAENVDEAGDGYVSYDQADADIPLVAVDGNVVGFGAELGPDASDVDANRELIVDIWADRIGANGTVLYDESHDQELSLSDYSQLQSLAADRGFSLEATDDLEADLSEADGVMLTTFATAFTADERATLTDFVDDGGSVFIHDQADFGGHETANLNAVTETLEVSFRFNSDQVLDEENSGWAPFVVQTTNVNEAFDFFGGSESDEVGIAAADAVAIASPADAYTDAELEALESHVVDGGALFLFDESEFVNEETANLNEIAETLEVAFRFNADQVEDDANNVSGQPFLPTTTNFNGGFDLFEGLESPGLEDAQGLVVTSPTESFSGAELDALESFRDDGGAIFLFDQSDFGGQGNDSFGFDETENLNAIADALALSFRFNSDQVNDLGDFDIETGNFNTDYDYFADREKAIGVEFERDEAYYGRVVRVFDGDTFEVEFDTEFDYRDVIRNVGMDTAETAPATNDPEEWFGIEDLDHLDTWGSNATNFALDVMAPDAQAGESDVEGRRVKVTFDEAEPLRGNYGRLLSYMYYDPEDYDATPDTGDFSVNYNLEAVEKGYARVYSSGFAKHDTFAAAEEAALADGRRVWSAADFDALEEIRNDPFEEVFVPRASSVTTASGPLADDRAPLYAGETAHQEALDDGGAFDEYEDAPLVGVDQDNAVAVVGGIMVNEAYEEGAGFEADTSEYGNYAFFANLARYLSDNDGHFLLEGGHGQFGAEGSVSLERVEFFLRFVEGVGNRLRQINDVVHTLPEADDPTVVFLTAPERAYTEAELAALREYRDAGGAVILVGSAAATADTRAKLNDVAAGLGSDLRLNDDRIVDGDANLVDDPELPVTGRFDESFPLFDPFGENPMLVPEVQAYLERIANEDGLIDRAALDGAIEDWSENRIDSRTLEAVVEAHEEQAVVAEV, encoded by the coding sequence ATGGGGACAAACCCTTCCGAAAACGAAGGCGTCTACGGACGCCGAACGTTTCTGACGGTAACCGGAACGGCCGCCGGGGCCGCACTTACGGGCGTCGGCGCGGTCACGTCCGAGGATGATGAATCGGGAACGACCACGAGCACCGCCGAGACGGGCCTCGAGACGCTCTCGTTTTACTCGAGTGCGAGCCAGATCGCCGCAGACGGCGAGAGCGAACTGGTAGACGAGGAGACGGTCGTCGTCTGGGCGGAGCCGACGGCCGAGAACTTCGAGACGACCGACGACGGACCGACGACGGTCGTCTACGAGGACGAAGCGATTCCGTTGGTCTCACAGGACGGCTCGGTCGTCGGGATCGGTTCGGTCGACTTCCTCAGCGACGATCAGGGCGGATTCGACGCGGATAACGAAAAGTTCGCACTGAATCTCTTCGAGGAACTGATGGACGAAGGCGTCGTCCTCTGGGACGAAGGCCACGACCAGTTCGGCGGTCTCGCGCTGGAGAACTATCACTCGTTCCGGCAGTACGCTGCCGATTCGGGCTACGACCTCGAGGCGACGACGAACCTGCTCGGGACCGCTTCGCTGTTGTTCCCGTCGACGGCCAGCCAGGTCGCTCCCGACGGCGGGCCGTTGACCGACTCGAGCCACGTCGCCGTCTGGGCGGAACCGAGCGCCCAAAACGTCGACGACGACGGTGACGAAGCGTCCCATATTTACGAAAATGTGGAGATTCCGCTCGTCTCTCGAGACGGTGACGTTGTCGGGTTCGGGACGCCGGAACTGATCGAAGACGGCGATATGACCGAGGCGAACGAACGGTTCGTCTTGAACGTCCTCGAGGATACGGTCGGGAATTCGGGAACGGTCGTCTGGGACGACGCCCACGAGAGCTTTTATGACTCGTCGACGTTCGGCGAGTTCGCCGATGCAATCGAAGCCGAGGGCTACGAATTCGAGGCCAGCGAGGACCTGCTCGCGGGCGGGGAGAACGTCGACACTCTCGAGTTCTTCTCGACGGCGAGTTTGCTCGACGCCGACGAGCAACCGCTGACCGACGACTCGCTGGTGGCTGTCTGGGCCGAACCGACGGCCGAAAACGTCGACGAAGCCGGCGATGGCTACGTCAGCTACGACCAGGCCGATGCGGACATTCCGCTCGTCGCGGTCGATGGCAACGTCGTCGGGTTTGGCGCGGAACTCGGACCCGATGCCAGCGATGTCGATGCCAACCGCGAACTCATCGTCGATATTTGGGCAGATAGAATCGGCGCGAACGGGACCGTGCTCTACGACGAGAGCCACGACCAGGAACTGTCGCTGTCTGACTACTCACAACTGCAATCGCTCGCTGCCGACCGCGGCTTCTCGCTCGAGGCGACCGATGACCTCGAGGCAGACCTGTCCGAGGCCGATGGCGTGATGCTGACGACGTTCGCGACCGCGTTCACCGCAGACGAACGCGCTACACTCACCGACTTCGTCGACGACGGCGGGAGTGTCTTCATCCACGACCAGGCCGACTTCGGCGGCCACGAGACGGCGAACCTGAACGCGGTCACCGAGACGCTCGAGGTGAGTTTCCGCTTCAACTCGGATCAGGTACTCGACGAGGAAAACAGCGGCTGGGCTCCCTTCGTCGTCCAGACGACGAACGTCAACGAGGCGTTCGACTTCTTCGGTGGGAGCGAGAGCGACGAGGTTGGAATCGCAGCCGCCGACGCCGTCGCCATCGCGTCTCCCGCAGATGCCTATACCGATGCGGAACTCGAGGCACTGGAGAGCCACGTCGTCGACGGCGGCGCACTCTTCCTGTTCGACGAGTCCGAGTTCGTCAACGAGGAGACGGCGAATCTGAACGAAATCGCCGAGACGCTCGAGGTGGCGTTCCGGTTCAACGCCGATCAGGTCGAAGACGACGCGAACAACGTCAGCGGCCAGCCGTTTTTGCCGACCACGACGAACTTCAACGGGGGGTTCGATCTGTTCGAGGGCCTCGAGAGCCCCGGCCTCGAGGACGCCCAGGGACTCGTCGTCACCTCGCCCACGGAGTCGTTCAGCGGGGCGGAACTCGACGCACTCGAATCGTTCCGCGACGATGGTGGGGCGATTTTCCTGTTCGATCAGTCCGACTTCGGCGGACAGGGGAACGACTCGTTCGGTTTCGACGAGACCGAGAACCTCAACGCGATTGCCGACGCGTTGGCCCTGTCGTTTCGCTTTAACTCGGACCAGGTCAACGATCTGGGTGATTTCGACATCGAAACGGGGAACTTCAACACCGATTACGACTACTTCGCCGACCGCGAGAAGGCCATCGGGGTCGAGTTCGAGCGGGACGAAGCCTATTACGGGCGCGTAGTTCGGGTCTTCGACGGTGACACGTTCGAGGTCGAGTTCGACACCGAGTTCGATTACCGGGACGTCATCCGGAACGTCGGGATGGACACGGCGGAGACGGCTCCCGCGACGAACGACCCCGAGGAGTGGTTCGGCATCGAGGACCTCGATCACCTCGACACCTGGGGCTCGAACGCGACGAACTTCGCCCTCGACGTGATGGCTCCAGACGCACAGGCCGGCGAGTCAGACGTCGAGGGTCGCCGGGTGAAGGTGACCTTCGACGAGGCAGAACCCCTCCGGGGGAACTACGGTCGCCTCCTGTCGTACATGTACTACGACCCCGAGGACTACGACGCCACCCCCGACACAGGGGACTTTTCGGTCAACTACAATCTGGAAGCAGTCGAGAAGGGCTATGCTCGCGTGTACTCCTCCGGGTTCGCGAAACACGACACCTTCGCCGCTGCCGAGGAAGCCGCCCTCGCCGACGGACGCCGAGTCTGGTCGGCGGCCGATTTCGACGCCCTCGAGGAGATCAGAAACGACCCCTTCGAGGAGGTGTTCGTCCCGCGGGCCTCAAGCGTCACGACCGCGAGCGGGCCACTCGCTGACGACCGTGCGCCACTGTATGCCGGCGAGACTGCTCACCAGGAGGCGCTCGACGACGGTGGGGCGTTCGACGAGTACGAGGACGCTCCGCTCGTCGGCGTCGATCAGGACAACGCGGTCGCCGTTGTCGGCGGGATCATGGTGAACGAGGCCTACGAGGAAGGGGCCGGATTCGAGGCGGACACCAGCGAGTACGGCAACTACGCGTTCTTCGCCAACCTCGCTCGATACCTCTCGGACAACGACGGCCACTTCCTGCTCGAGGGTGGACACGGCCAGTTCGGGGCCGAGGGCTCGGTCTCCCTCGAGCGCGTCGAGTTCTTCCTCCGCTTTGTCGAGGGGGTCGGCAACCGACTGCGCCAGATCAACGATGTGGTGCACACGTTGCCCGAGGCGGACGACCCGACGGTCGTCTTCCTCACTGCGCCTGAGCGAGCCTATACCGAGGCGGAACTGGCGGCACTGCGCGAGTACCGCGACGCGGGCGGTGCGGTGATCCTGGTCGGCTCTGCGGCGGCGACCGCCGACACCCGGGCAAAACTCAACGACGTCGCGGCCGGCCTCGGCTCTGACCTGCGGCTCAACGACGACCGTATCGTGGACGGTGATGCGAACCTCGTCGACGATCCCGAACTGCCGGTTACCGGACGGTTCGACGAGTCCTTCCCACTGTTCGACCCATTCGGTGAGAACCCGATGCTCGTTCCCGAGGTGCAAGCCTACCTCGAGCGCATCGCGAACGAGGACGGCCTCATCGACCGGGCCGCACTCGACGGCGCAATCGAGGACTGGTCCGAAAACCGGATCGACAGTCGAACGCTCGAGGCAGTCGTCGAGGCTCACGAGGAGCAGGCTGTTGTCGCGGAGGTGTAA
- a CDS encoding fasciclin domain-containing protein: MKHPNRRKILQTLGGTGLLLATGAGTATARGRRGASGDDTIVDVAVAADDFNILVAAVQEAGLVDALSGRRQLTVFAPTDEAFVALAEDLGVELEELLALEDLADILLYHVTPGRRNSDSVVNAPRLPTLNGAKIDVDGTVLNDGQAEIIATDIEASNGVIHVIDGVLLP, encoded by the coding sequence ATGAAACATCCAAACCGACGGAAGATACTGCAGACACTCGGAGGCACGGGCCTGTTGCTGGCGACCGGTGCCGGAACGGCCACGGCGAGGGGACGACGCGGAGCGAGCGGTGACGATACGATCGTTGATGTGGCCGTCGCAGCCGACGATTTCAATATCCTCGTGGCAGCCGTTCAGGAAGCAGGACTCGTCGACGCCCTCAGCGGAAGGCGACAACTGACAGTCTTCGCGCCCACCGACGAAGCGTTCGTAGCGCTGGCCGAGGACCTGGGTGTCGAACTCGAAGAGCTATTAGCGCTCGAGGATCTGGCGGACATCCTCCTGTACCACGTCACTCCCGGCCGACGAAACAGCGATTCAGTCGTCAACGCGCCGCGTCTACCGACCCTGAACGGCGCCAAAATCGACGTCGACGGTACCGTACTGAACGACGGGCAAGCCGAGATAATCGCCACCGATATCGAGGCCTCGAACGGCGTGATCCACGTCATCGACGGGGTCTTGTTACCCTGA
- a CDS encoding MSCRAMM family protein, with amino-acid sequence MRSRNSRLGVVALTLVLCLAAVAGVPFVLGMADADATLSVDSNEAGEPAEHTWELTGVDFEGEVDEITLQYPEGASFDGVTNEDVTVEIQREGETEPTEISVNSDSYAGDTATLDLSGVFNTDVDGPVIVTVADLRNPPEGDHEATLTLEGADDSLSVSDAFETEGDYEVPEPPEAEATLALEPTDAGESAVHTWTLSAVDFGDDEIETITVEYPDGTDFDGVTNDDVTVEIDRTGDGERTEISVNSDSYDGERATFDLSGVFNTNVGGDVVVAIDGLENPPAGDYAASITLTSEDRTKTLEAPFETTADAEPVLEATVFADGGPYANEPVVLELEGTVAFVTTDEDGVVTVDVPATGSYGVTVTSQGDGTATDTVSVDGQTGATFDLTRAESGAFEATVADEDGDPLPDGTLVTFSGDDGFGPDRTGQLEDGSVHITGVEPGSYEITAETDDLGMTDPVSVEVTAAETTAVSVGYGDEQTALEGSVRTPDGTVLADELVALELFGDDDRVELLSTDEDGAFALEDIEPGEYELAVTGQGFDTSESVSVGIEAGETASVELVLADSAPGAFEATVTDEDGDPLRDGTFVTFSGDDGFGPDRTGQIEDGSVRITGVEPGTYAVTATTTELGSTEPVTLDIGAETTEATFSYRTVEDVDTVVIDGTTATESLEVGSVEGDVIVTGAATIEDELLIRGDVGGDVVLSGGSTVGDLTVEGDVDGGVLVTGFVTVDRLTVMGSVGESVELRGASLVREDLSAGEIDDDLTLQGVSTVGGDLTSGAVGGDVSLQGVPLVRGDLTIETLEGSLERRGNPTVGGDIVVDGEVSEDSSGPSGPGAGNGAGGPVFVFG; translated from the coding sequence ATGCGCTCTCGAAACAGTCGCCTCGGCGTCGTTGCGCTGACGCTCGTCCTGTGTCTCGCGGCCGTCGCGGGCGTCCCGTTCGTCCTCGGCATGGCTGACGCCGACGCGACGCTGTCGGTCGACTCGAACGAGGCGGGTGAACCGGCCGAACACACCTGGGAACTGACTGGGGTCGACTTCGAGGGCGAGGTCGACGAGATTACTCTCCAGTACCCCGAGGGTGCGAGTTTTGACGGGGTAACGAACGAGGATGTCACCGTCGAAATCCAGCGCGAGGGCGAGACGGAACCGACGGAGATCAGCGTCAACAGCGATTCCTACGCGGGCGACACGGCGACACTCGATCTTAGCGGCGTCTTCAACACGGACGTCGACGGTCCCGTGATCGTGACGGTTGCCGACCTCAGGAACCCGCCCGAAGGTGACCACGAAGCGACGCTCACGCTCGAGGGAGCGGACGATTCGCTCTCGGTATCCGACGCATTCGAGACCGAGGGGGACTACGAGGTGCCGGAACCGCCGGAAGCTGAGGCGACGCTCGCTCTCGAGCCGACGGACGCCGGCGAATCCGCCGTCCACACCTGGACGCTTTCGGCCGTCGACTTCGGTGACGACGAAATCGAGACGATCACCGTCGAGTATCCCGATGGGACGGATTTCGACGGGGTGACGAACGACGACGTTACCGTCGAAATCGACCGTACGGGTGACGGCGAGCGAACCGAGATTAGCGTCAACAGTGATTCCTACGACGGCGAGCGGGCGACCTTCGACCTTAGCGGCGTGTTCAACACGAACGTCGGTGGCGACGTCGTGGTCGCCATCGACGGTCTCGAGAATCCGCCGGCTGGCGATTACGCGGCCTCGATCACGCTTACTAGCGAGGATCGAACCAAAACCCTCGAGGCACCGTTCGAAACGACGGCCGACGCCGAACCGGTTCTCGAGGCGACCGTGTTCGCAGACGGAGGGCCGTACGCGAACGAACCGGTCGTGCTCGAGCTCGAAGGAACCGTGGCCTTCGTGACGACCGACGAAGACGGGGTCGTGACGGTCGACGTCCCTGCAACCGGCAGCTACGGCGTGACGGTCACGAGCCAGGGTGATGGCACGGCGACGGACACGGTTTCCGTCGACGGCCAGACCGGCGCTACTTTCGACCTCACGCGTGCCGAGTCGGGCGCTTTCGAGGCGACCGTGGCCGACGAGGACGGCGACCCACTTCCCGACGGGACCCTCGTGACCTTCAGCGGCGACGACGGCTTCGGGCCGGACAGAACTGGCCAACTCGAGGACGGCTCGGTGCACATTACGGGCGTCGAACCCGGTAGCTACGAGATTACGGCCGAGACCGACGACCTCGGGATGACCGACCCCGTCTCCGTCGAGGTGACGGCTGCCGAAACGACGGCCGTGTCAGTCGGCTACGGCGACGAGCAAACGGCCCTCGAGGGCAGCGTTCGAACACCCGACGGAACCGTCCTGGCCGACGAACTCGTCGCACTCGAGCTCTTCGGGGACGACGACCGCGTCGAACTTCTATCGACCGACGAGGACGGCGCGTTCGCACTCGAGGATATCGAACCTGGGGAGTACGAACTCGCCGTGACTGGGCAGGGATTCGACACGAGCGAGTCGGTCTCCGTGGGTATCGAAGCCGGTGAGACGGCATCGGTCGAACTGGTGCTGGCCGACTCGGCTCCCGGAGCTTTCGAAGCGACCGTAACAGACGAAGACGGCGACCCACTCCGGGACGGGACGTTCGTCACGTTCAGCGGCGACGACGGCTTCGGCCCGGACAGAACGGGCCAGATCGAAGACGGTTCGGTACGGATTACGGGGGTCGAGCCCGGAACCTACGCCGTCACCGCGACGACGACCGAGTTGGGGAGCACCGAACCGGTGACCCTCGATATCGGCGCGGAAACGACCGAAGCCACGTTCAGCTATCGGACCGTCGAGGACGTCGATACGGTCGTGATCGACGGAACCACGGCGACGGAGTCTCTCGAGGTGGGAAGCGTCGAGGGTGACGTGATCGTCACCGGCGCGGCCACAATCGAAGACGAACTCCTGATTCGGGGCGACGTCGGTGGCGACGTCGTGCTATCCGGTGGGAGCACCGTCGGCGATCTGACCGTCGAGGGGGACGTCGACGGCGGCGTTCTCGTGACCGGGTTCGTCACGGTCGACCGACTGACCGTCATGGGAAGCGTCGGCGAATCGGTCGAACTCCGGGGGGCCAGCCTGGTTCGCGAGGATCTTTCGGCAGGTGAGATCGACGACGACCTGACGCTCCAGGGCGTCTCGACCGTGGGCGGCGACCTCACTTCGGGTGCCGTCGGCGGAGATGTCAGCTTGCAGGGCGTGCCCCTCGTCCGCGGCGATCTCACCATCGAGACGCTCGAGGGCAGCCTCGAGCGACGCGGGAATCCCACCGTTGGCGGCGACATCGTCGTCGACGGTGAGGTGTCCGAGGACTCGAGCGGTCCTAGCGGACCCGGCGCAGGGAACGGCGCTGGTGGCCCGGTCTTCGTCTTCGGCTAA
- a CDS encoding aminopeptidase, with amino-acid sequence MDPRIREHAQVIANHSVDLQPGDNVVVDAHPVAEDLVVALHEVIGDVGANPITTSKRAGKRQHRAFLRAGNDDYETPEHELALIENTDVYIAIRAGDNATETGDVDAETTAAYNKAYRPVQDERLSKRWCLTQFPAPANAQLAEMSREGYENFVWDAVNKDWDAVREHQQQLVELLDPADEVRIKSGDTTDVTMSVAGNRTLNDYGERNLPGGEVFTAPVPDSVEGEVLFDMPLYHQGREITDAHLEFENGEVVSHAAGKNESLLTDVLETDDGARRLGELGIGMNRDIDRFTYNMLFDEKMGDTVHMAVGRAYDDTVGEENEANESAVHVDMIVDMSENSVIEVDGEVVQRDGTFVFEDGF; translated from the coding sequence ATGGATCCGCGAATCCGCGAACACGCACAGGTTATCGCCAACCACTCGGTCGACCTGCAGCCGGGTGACAACGTCGTCGTCGACGCCCACCCGGTCGCCGAGGACCTCGTCGTCGCATTGCACGAAGTGATCGGCGACGTCGGCGCGAACCCTATTACGACCAGCAAGCGGGCCGGAAAACGCCAGCACCGGGCGTTCCTTCGGGCGGGCAATGACGACTACGAGACGCCCGAACACGAACTCGCGCTCATCGAAAACACCGACGTCTACATCGCAATTCGCGCGGGCGATAACGCGACTGAAACCGGTGACGTGGACGCCGAGACCACGGCTGCCTACAACAAAGCCTACCGCCCCGTACAGGACGAACGCCTCTCGAAACGCTGGTGTCTGACCCAGTTCCCCGCCCCCGCCAACGCCCAGCTCGCCGAGATGTCTCGAGAGGGCTACGAGAACTTCGTCTGGGACGCCGTCAACAAAGACTGGGACGCCGTCCGCGAGCACCAACAGCAACTCGTGGAACTCCTCGACCCCGCCGACGAGGTGCGGATCAAAAGCGGGGACACAACCGACGTGACGATGTCGGTCGCGGGCAATCGCACGCTCAACGATTACGGCGAGCGCAACCTCCCGGGCGGCGAAGTGTTCACCGCGCCGGTCCCCGACAGCGTCGAGGGCGAGGTGCTGTTCGACATGCCGCTGTATCACCAGGGACGAGAGATCACCGATGCCCACCTCGAGTTCGAAAACGGCGAGGTCGTTTCCCACGCCGCCGGCAAGAACGAATCCCTGCTGACGGACGTGCTCGAGACGGACGACGGCGCGCGACGTCTCGGCGAACTCGGTATCGGGATGAACCGGGATATCGACCGCTTCACCTACAATATGCTGTTCGACGAGAAGATGGGCGATACGGTCCACATGGCGGTCGGTCGCGCCTACGACGACACCGTTGGCGAGGAGAACGAGGCCAACGAGTCGGCCGTCCACGTCGACATGATCGTCGATATGAGCGAGAATTCGGTTATCGAGGTCGATGGCGAGGTTGTCCAGCGCGATGGGACGTTCGTGTTCGAAGACGGGTTCTGA
- a CDS encoding type IV pilin: MRMESKIQTEDESSSRAVSPVIGVILMVAITVILAAVIAAFVLDLGQSSSANVNAGVSIDGDGTSEVTVSVQSMGNADGIFVVNDSGDRVTDSDGNDIDLTRVGASATFDSTGSYSVVAYTGNDADDTDDETAINSFEIP, translated from the coding sequence ATGCGAATGGAAAGCAAAATTCAAACCGAAGACGAATCGTCCAGCCGGGCGGTATCGCCGGTCATTGGAGTCATCCTGATGGTTGCGATTACTGTTATTCTGGCTGCCGTGATTGCGGCGTTTGTGCTGGATCTCGGGCAGAGCTCGAGTGCAAATGTCAATGCAGGTGTGAGTATCGATGGTGATGGTACCTCGGAAGTGACAGTCAGTGTACAAAGTATGGGGAACGCAGATGGCATCTTTGTTGTTAATGACTCAGGTGACCGGGTTACCGACTCAGATGGCAATGATATTGATCTGACGAGAGTTGGTGCCTCTGCTACTTTCGATAGCACTGGTTCGTATTCTGTAGTTGCATACACCGGAAATGACGCCGACGATACGGATGACGAAACAGCAATCAACAGTTTCGAAATCCCCTAA
- a CDS encoding DUF418 domain-containing protein encodes MSMASSEGTQETADPGPTDPSERIVSLDALRGFALLGILVINIWLFGLPTVASLNPTLYGDFTGSNYLAWLVSHVFFEQKFVTLFTFLFGAGMVLFLESKNRKGQAGRKLHFSRTFWLLVIGLGHAYLLWWGDILVFYALAGFLVVWVWRWRPTRQFILGTVMFAIPSVLYLLTAIGYYSLSADGQTELEAELLGAFGADLSPEAEIAVYQGGWVDQVAHRFPVMLEFHTIGFLFEVLWMVGGMMIIGMALYKWGVLTNERSTRFYRRAFVGFGGAGLALVLAGVWSREAVSWETLPVLTLSFQFNYWGAPLLAVGYLSGIMLLCRWASDGMIVTGLAAVGRTAFSNYLLQTALATTIFYGYGLGLFGQLSRLELLGVVVLIWAIQIPLSVWWLERFRFGPVEWVWRTLTYRSRQPFRLEE; translated from the coding sequence ATGTCAATGGCTTCGTCGGAAGGGACACAGGAAACAGCCGACCCCGGGCCGACGGACCCGTCAGAGCGGATCGTTTCACTCGATGCGCTGCGCGGGTTTGCCCTGCTCGGCATTCTGGTAATCAACATCTGGCTATTCGGGTTACCGACGGTGGCGTCGCTCAACCCGACGCTCTACGGGGACTTTACCGGCAGTAACTACCTCGCGTGGCTGGTCAGTCACGTCTTCTTCGAACAGAAGTTCGTCACCCTGTTTACGTTCCTGTTCGGGGCCGGCATGGTCCTCTTTCTGGAGTCGAAAAATCGGAAAGGACAGGCCGGGCGGAAGCTACACTTCAGCCGAACGTTCTGGCTGCTCGTGATCGGCCTCGGACACGCCTACCTGCTCTGGTGGGGCGACATTCTCGTCTTCTACGCGCTCGCAGGATTCCTCGTGGTCTGGGTGTGGCGGTGGCGTCCGACGCGCCAGTTCATTCTGGGAACGGTCATGTTCGCGATTCCGTCCGTGCTCTATCTGCTCACGGCGATTGGCTACTACTCACTCTCGGCGGATGGGCAGACCGAACTCGAGGCGGAACTGCTCGGTGCGTTCGGGGCCGACCTGTCGCCCGAGGCGGAGATCGCCGTCTACCAGGGTGGCTGGGTCGACCAGGTTGCACATCGTTTTCCCGTCATGCTCGAGTTTCACACCATCGGATTCCTCTTCGAAGTGCTCTGGATGGTTGGCGGGATGATGATAATCGGGATGGCGCTGTACAAGTGGGGCGTGTTGACCAACGAGCGGAGCACCCGCTTTTACCGGCGGGCATTCGTCGGCTTCGGCGGGGCTGGCCTAGCACTCGTACTCGCCGGGGTGTGGTCCCGTGAGGCGGTTTCCTGGGAGACGCTGCCGGTGCTCACCCTCTCGTTCCAGTTCAATTACTGGGGTGCGCCGCTGCTCGCAGTTGGGTATCTCTCAGGAATCATGCTCCTCTGTCGCTGGGCCAGTGACGGGATGATCGTTACCGGCCTGGCCGCCGTGGGACGGACCGCGTTCTCGAACTATCTGCTCCAGACCGCCCTCGCGACGACGATCTTCTACGGCTACGGCCTGGGCCTGTTCGGCCAGTTGAGCCGCCTCGAGTTGCTCGGCGTGGTCGTGTTGATCTGGGCGATCCAGATTCCCCTGTCGGTCTGGTGGCTCGAGCGATTCCGGTTTGGCCCGGTCGAGTGGGTGTGGCGAACGCTTACGTATCGGAGCAGACAGCCGTTTCGCCTCGAGGAGTGA
- a CDS encoding tyrosine-type recombinase/integrase, whose product MHTKKATTVYLDYRESDCAHQTVQSYEYRLNKFEGWWGDRDIGEMTKQDVHEWKQHLNDQDLAKPTIKSHIDTLRGFLAYMARLDYVDDDLVDVADSPTLSKGDNVRDDEVEADVATQILQRLDRFDYASMRHALILLLWRTSMRTGAVRSLDLGDYNPNEQYLRLEHRPGSETPLKNQGEGERMVAISEETCRILDDYIAEKRVDIEDEHGREPLLTTKHGRIARNTVRKWCYRLTRPCWFSGECPHDRELDECRGSVERSDNYAYECPDSVAAHAFRRGSITHFLRNDMPETVVSDRANVSTDVLDKHYDRRNEREKMEQRRVYLDNI is encoded by the coding sequence ATGCATACAAAGAAAGCAACGACCGTGTACCTAGACTATCGAGAGAGCGACTGTGCGCATCAAACAGTACAGAGCTACGAATATAGATTAAACAAATTTGAGGGCTGGTGGGGCGACCGGGACATAGGAGAGATGACGAAGCAAGATGTCCACGAGTGGAAACAACATCTCAATGACCAAGACTTAGCGAAGCCCACAATCAAGTCCCACATCGACACACTCCGTGGATTTCTGGCGTATATGGCTCGTCTCGACTACGTCGATGACGACCTCGTCGACGTAGCCGACTCTCCGACACTCTCAAAGGGCGATAACGTCCGAGATGACGAGGTCGAAGCCGACGTAGCGACCCAGATACTGCAGCGCCTCGATAGATTCGACTACGCTTCGATGCGTCACGCCCTAATTTTGCTCTTGTGGCGTACTTCGATGAGAACTGGTGCCGTTCGAAGTTTGGATTTGGGCGACTACAATCCAAATGAACAATACCTACGCCTCGAACATCGCCCGGGTAGCGAGACACCTCTCAAAAATCAAGGCGAGGGAGAGCGGATGGTTGCAATCTCAGAAGAAACATGCCGGATACTCGACGACTATATCGCCGAGAAAAGAGTCGATATCGAAGATGAACACGGAAGAGAACCCTTGTTGACGACGAAACACGGAAGGATAGCACGGAACACAGTACGTAAATGGTGCTATCGACTCACTCGGCCATGTTGGTTCAGTGGTGAATGCCCACACGACCGGGAGCTAGACGAATGCCGAGGCAGTGTCGAGAGAAGCGACAACTACGCTTACGAATGCCCAGATTCAGTCGCTGCTCACGCCTTTCGGCGTGGTTCAATCACGCACTTTTTGAGAAACGATATGCCGGAGACCGTCGTCAGCGACCGGGCGAACGTCTCAACTGACGTGCTTGATAAGCACTACGACCGTCGGAACGAGCGGGAGAAAATGGAGCAACGGAGAGTGTATTTGGACAACATCTAA